In the genome of Segatella copri, one region contains:
- a CDS encoding DUF4177 domain-containing protein — translation MKKFILGFCLIAMLASCGSKNEQWEYKVVKVAGHDAEIAADFGTLVFANQTAMLNKMGKEGWELVSAYTETGTAFSNFGNSEYVTGIRDNTRTAVVNFVFKRISDGKEEVKKPAKKK, via the coding sequence ATGAAGAAGTTTATCTTAGGTTTCTGCTTAATTGCAATGCTCGCTTCTTGTGGTAGCAAGAATGAGCAATGGGAATACAAAGTAGTAAAGGTTGCAGGACACGATGCAGAAATTGCTGCAGATTTCGGCACCCTGGTGTTCGCAAATCAGACTGCAATGTTGAACAAGATGGGTAAGGAAGGTTGGGAACTGGTCAGTGCTTACACAGAAACAGGTACGGCCTTTTCAAACTTCGGTAACTCTGAATACGTCACAGGTATCAGAGACAATACAAGAACTGCTGTCGTCAACTTCGTTTTCAAAAGAATCAGCGATGGCAAGGAAGAGGTAAAAAAGCCAGCAAAGAAAAAATAA
- a CDS encoding lipocalin family protein, with protein sequence MKKYLFFLLALVVASFAFISCSSDDDSDNGDYDKSMIVGTWEMTAVKTSESGTYVDWPFRKTYATFNADGSYYGSGYFGTGRGTWSLKGNTLNTYVEGELFASYTIIAATSTVSEMKMSIGDESIWVKCKKQ encoded by the coding sequence ATGAAAAAGTATTTATTTTTCCTTCTTGCCCTTGTGGTAGCATCTTTTGCATTCATATCATGCAGTAGTGATGATGATTCTGACAATGGAGACTATGATAAGTCTATGATTGTGGGAACCTGGGAGATGACAGCAGTAAAGACATCGGAGTCTGGTACGTATGTTGACTGGCCTTTCAGAAAAACTTACGCCACATTCAATGCAGACGGTTCATATTACGGCTCAGGATATTTCGGAACTGGTCGAGGAACATGGTCTTTGAAAGGAAATACACTGAATACTTATGTAGAAGGTGAACTATTTGCTTCTTATACCATCATTGCTGCGACTTCTACAGTTTCAGAAATGAAGATGTCCATAGGTGACGAATCCATTTGGGTAAAATGTAAAAAGCAATAA
- a CDS encoding DEAD/DEAH box helicase has protein sequence MTPSEDLQNSWFNALHERRKNALGVFKDPEYINVFNGVIDKYCDSAHFIYELLQNADDAKATEVEMVLTKNQFIFTHNGKERFTVSDPENAEEDRMNNRLGHINAITAIGFSSKNNVPTNDIDDIKIGKFGVGFKAVFQYTTTPAIYDKPFCFKIEDYIVPTKLNDTTLQREGKTVFVIPFDRKDIDAQQAYEDIEQKISSLDYPQLFLRNMQTISWNTPTQRGKIVKQLLEKYDTYRNITTALYELNSTRGSQNKILLLSRNVTVADTDNKHIISIGYFLNEKGRIDTECRPNINCFFPTHENIDTCYIIHAPFALVDNRQQIKRNNNVNDSLFKSIGELAADSLVVLKEISIKNKRPLLDDNIFALMHHNLESFEEKKNYYYWEQPEKKSFVDYYMKIVDNEPIFFSKQKKYITKSNGWWGDDGIRKLLSTEQLDYLTKSKKDNYVKIDNEEIKYDFILCSLNTRNAEDMKRYGIDIMSDSKFAEYLNVHFMNAQSEEWLTKLYKYILDNRLTEKYQKNAGLTSEAPMLNAPIIKNECNEFVSPYRGDKLYIFFKSENIVSPEFTINSNLYEKNEQFRSIIKQLGVTEPSIYDQIRIQLAKDLNKEELNHLLKTIIKYNNDCDEKAHHTLFLLLKDKLSLYCKTINDITEESIPCHIDQMIDDSSMLIEYYSCTSIKNKHYIDREFYSETIEAVGERTFNNFLNDFNFCTLPPVVSENAYLTEEELSLRPDKYYSNMKEVVTLEGLNDVLKNIVQSNRAKELSHYIWESLIKIIKKDLSTSEGKKLFSNDSGSYHYYKWHTQVWQSCTLREWLRQYKWLYIDGQLKSIEDGVYVDDLIPEMYTYNERLYSLLLIRNSPIIEEEESIKQMSETTQQKFLYGEIAKNNGVSSPEELEKIIQAGRSALQAKEEQKAKEEKHEKTSLQKDLPKREKSEKFSNKDFSEENTSSKIEKHKQTVPKSASLEDVLTGFEEKANLQREEIEQVMTLREMIENSKKYSYGWLKALMTLEVQSTGIESASGKRSINILFDRIMSDTEHVNRIILTSASRNIPNMIEDIDGIPVTFFFRNGEKQTVVFDNASVKEDALIVRGNSSLEPIIKSIINNISIIYRASIDIEKPIELIKRWKSLIEELPFKSDDESVKDNLRSDLKFIFGPPGTGKTTTLAKRIIGLMDQTKQCRILVLAPTNKACDVLAKKVLELEPENDYWLWRFVSTMDPELEDEEIVYQRNSDIMRQDQVCVVSTIARYSFDGFEDGMLNSINWDYVIIDEASMIPLYQILPPLFNEQSGKIWIAGDPFQIDPIVNIDLWKDENIYKMIELRNFANPKTSPVQFDVELLMTQYRSIPVIGELYSQYMYQGKLCHDRSAASHRVLNMGIQESPLNIISFPVNKDSIFETKRLMGSNIHIYSVLFTVEFLKYITGQLSKDCSNKPIRIGVLSPYGVEIQSIEKLYNQTCLPYSNITVDFGTSHGFQGDQCDIVIAVMNPPASGLKRNAELTFINKPNILNVAVSRAKDYLFILMSGKEYELFPMLHELKKLGKIMVSTRCNNFYTSDEIEKIIFGNIHYIEDNTYVTAHQTTNVYSDPLAKYEVRVDDQALDIQINR, from the coding sequence ATGACACCATCTGAAGATTTACAAAATAGCTGGTTCAATGCACTTCATGAAAGACGTAAAAATGCTCTGGGAGTTTTTAAAGACCCAGAGTACATAAATGTTTTCAATGGAGTAATTGACAAATATTGTGATTCAGCACATTTTATATATGAACTTCTCCAAAATGCTGATGATGCAAAAGCAACAGAAGTAGAAATGGTTCTTACAAAGAATCAATTTATCTTTACTCATAACGGTAAAGAAAGATTTACCGTATCTGATCCAGAAAACGCTGAAGAAGATAGAATGAATAATAGGCTTGGTCACATCAATGCAATTACTGCTATCGGTTTTTCTTCAAAAAATAATGTTCCAACTAATGATATTGATGACATAAAGATTGGAAAATTTGGTGTGGGCTTTAAGGCTGTATTTCAATACACAACTACTCCTGCTATATATGACAAGCCATTTTGTTTTAAGATAGAAGATTATATTGTTCCAACAAAGTTGAATGATACTACATTGCAAAGAGAAGGTAAAACCGTCTTTGTAATTCCTTTTGACAGAAAGGATATTGACGCACAACAAGCATATGAGGATATTGAACAGAAAATCTCATCATTAGACTATCCTCAACTTTTCCTGCGCAATATGCAGACTATTAGTTGGAATACGCCTACACAACGAGGAAAAATTGTAAAGCAGCTATTAGAAAAATATGATACTTATCGCAACATTACGACTGCTCTTTATGAGCTTAATAGCACAAGAGGTTCACAAAACAAAATACTACTGTTGTCAAGAAATGTAACAGTTGCTGATACTGATAATAAACATATCATCTCAATTGGCTATTTTTTGAATGAAAAGGGTCGCATTGATACAGAATGTCGTCCAAACATAAATTGCTTCTTTCCAACACATGAGAACATTGATACATGCTACATTATTCATGCCCCTTTTGCACTTGTCGATAACCGACAGCAAATTAAGCGAAATAATAATGTAAATGACTCACTGTTTAAAAGTATCGGAGAATTGGCTGCGGACAGCCTTGTCGTTCTTAAAGAAATAAGTATAAAGAATAAACGTCCCTTACTTGATGACAATATTTTTGCATTAATGCACCATAATCTAGAGTCTTTCGAAGAAAAGAAGAATTATTATTATTGGGAGCAGCCAGAAAAGAAGAGCTTTGTCGACTATTACATGAAGATAGTTGACAACGAACCTATATTCTTTTCTAAACAAAAAAAATATATAACTAAGTCTAATGGCTGGTGGGGAGATGATGGTATTAGAAAACTCCTTTCTACAGAACAGTTAGACTATCTTACAAAAAGTAAAAAGGACAATTATGTTAAAATTGACAATGAAGAGATTAAATACGACTTTATTCTCTGTTCATTAAATACTCGCAATGCAGAAGACATGAAGCGCTATGGTATAGATATAATGTCTGATTCCAAGTTTGCAGAATATTTGAATGTACATTTTATGAATGCGCAAAGTGAGGAATGGTTAACAAAATTGTACAAATACATACTCGATAATCGACTCACTGAAAAATATCAGAAAAATGCTGGATTAACAAGTGAGGCTCCAATGCTTAACGCTCCAATTATAAAAAATGAATGTAACGAATTTGTTTCACCATATAGAGGAGATAAGTTATACATATTTTTCAAATCTGAGAACATTGTTTCTCCAGAGTTTACCATAAACAGCAATTTATATGAAAAAAACGAGCAATTCCGTTCGATAATTAAGCAATTAGGAGTAACAGAGCCTAGCATCTATGATCAAATTCGAATTCAATTAGCAAAAGATCTTAACAAAGAAGAGCTAAATCATTTGCTTAAAACAATAATTAAATATAATAATGATTGTGATGAGAAAGCTCATCACACACTCTTTTTGTTACTCAAAGATAAGCTATCACTTTATTGCAAGACAATAAATGATATTACAGAAGAATCAATTCCATGCCATATAGATCAGATGATAGATGATTCTTCGATGTTGATAGAATATTATTCTTGCACAAGCATCAAAAACAAGCACTATATCGACAGAGAATTCTATAGTGAAACAATTGAAGCCGTTGGGGAAAGAACATTCAACAATTTTCTCAATGACTTTAACTTTTGCACTTTGCCTCCGGTAGTCTCTGAAAATGCATATTTAACAGAAGAAGAGCTTTCTTTACGTCCTGATAAATACTACTCCAACATGAAGGAAGTAGTTACTTTAGAGGGATTAAACGATGTTTTGAAGAATATTGTACAATCAAATAGAGCAAAAGAATTGAGCCATTATATTTGGGAGTCTCTTATTAAAATAATAAAGAAAGATCTTTCTACTAGTGAAGGAAAGAAACTTTTTTCAAATGATAGTGGAAGTTATCACTATTATAAGTGGCACACACAGGTTTGGCAAAGTTGTACACTTAGAGAATGGCTGAGACAATATAAATGGCTATATATTGATGGACAACTGAAATCCATAGAGGATGGGGTATATGTTGATGACCTCATACCTGAGATGTACACTTATAATGAAAGGCTTTATTCACTTCTTTTGATTAGAAATTCGCCAATAATTGAAGAAGAGGAAAGCATTAAACAAATGTCAGAAACAACTCAACAGAAATTTTTGTATGGCGAAATTGCGAAGAATAATGGTGTTTCTTCACCAGAGGAGTTGGAAAAAATAATTCAAGCTGGTCGTTCTGCTCTCCAAGCAAAGGAGGAACAAAAAGCCAAAGAAGAAAAACATGAGAAAACGTCTTTACAGAAAGACTTGCCAAAACGCGAGAAATCAGAGAAATTTTCCAATAAAGATTTCTCTGAAGAAAATACGTCCTCAAAAATAGAGAAGCATAAACAAACAGTTCCAAAATCAGCCAGTTTAGAGGATGTATTAACAGGTTTTGAGGAAAAGGCTAATCTTCAAAGAGAAGAGATAGAGCAAGTTATGACCTTGCGTGAGATGATAGAAAATTCTAAAAAATATTCATATGGCTGGCTTAAGGCTTTGATGACATTAGAAGTACAATCTACGGGTATTGAATCTGCCAGTGGTAAACGTTCTATAAACATTCTCTTTGATCGTATTATGTCTGATACAGAACATGTTAATCGGATAATACTAACAAGTGCCTCACGAAACATACCAAATATGATAGAGGATATTGATGGTATTCCTGTCACTTTCTTTTTCCGAAATGGCGAAAAGCAAACTGTGGTATTTGACAATGCTAGTGTTAAGGAAGATGCTTTAATCGTTCGTGGTAATAGTTCTTTGGAACCAATAATTAAGTCGATAATTAACAATATTTCCATAATATATCGTGCAAGTATTGATATTGAGAAACCAATTGAATTGATTAAGAGATGGAAAAGTCTCATAGAAGAACTGCCATTTAAATCGGATGACGAATCTGTCAAGGACAACCTGCGCTCTGACCTTAAATTCATATTTGGTCCTCCAGGTACTGGTAAAACTACTACATTGGCAAAACGAATAATAGGGTTGATGGATCAAACTAAACAATGCCGTATATTAGTACTTGCTCCAACTAATAAGGCATGTGATGTTTTAGCCAAGAAAGTTCTTGAACTTGAACCAGAAAATGATTATTGGCTTTGGAGATTTGTATCAACAATGGATCCTGAGCTTGAAGATGAAGAAATTGTCTATCAGCGAAATTCAGATATTATGCGCCAAGATCAAGTTTGTGTAGTATCTACAATAGCGCGTTATTCATTTGATGGTTTTGAAGATGGAATGCTTAATTCTATAAATTGGGACTACGTCATAATAGATGAAGCATCAATGATTCCACTTTACCAGATACTTCCACCTCTCTTCAACGAACAAAGTGGCAAAATCTGGATTGCTGGTGACCCTTTTCAGATAGATCCAATCGTAAATATTGATCTTTGGAAGGATGAGAACATATACAAGATGATAGAACTTCGAAATTTTGCAAATCCGAAGACAAGCCCCGTTCAATTTGACGTAGAATTACTGATGACACAGTATCGTTCTATACCAGTCATTGGTGAACTCTATAGTCAATATATGTACCAAGGCAAACTGTGTCATGATCGTTCTGCAGCTTCACATAGAGTACTAAATATGGGTATTCAAGAAAGCCCTTTGAATATTATAAGCTTTCCGGTAAACAAAGACTCAATCTTTGAAACAAAAAGGCTCATGGGTTCAAATATTCATATATATTCAGTACTATTTACTGTTGAATTTTTAAAATATATAACAGGGCAGCTTAGCAAGGATTGTTCAAATAAACCTATAAGAATAGGAGTCCTTAGTCCATACGGAGTAGAGATACAATCTATAGAAAAATTGTACAACCAAACTTGTCTGCCTTATTCAAATATAACAGTTGATTTTGGTACTTCGCATGGATTTCAAGGTGACCAATGTGATATAGTAATTGCAGTAATGAACCCTCCTGCTTCTGGGTTAAAAAGGAATGCAGAACTTACGTTCATCAATAAGCCCAATATTTTAAATGTGGCTGTAAGTCGAGCTAAGGATTATCTATTCATATTAATGTCAGGAAAAGAATACGAATTATTTCCTATGCTCCATGAATTGAAGAAGCTTGGGAAAATTATGGTTTCTACAAGATGCAATAATTTCTACACATCTGACGAAATAGAAAAGATAATCTTTGGCAATATACATTATATAGAAGATAACACATATGTAACGGCACATCAGACTACAAATGTTTATTCTGATCCGTTAGCAAAATATGAGGTTCGAGTTGATGACCAAGCATTAGACATTCAAATTAACAGATAA